A section of the Scleropages formosus chromosome 16, fSclFor1.1, whole genome shotgun sequence genome encodes:
- the LOC108933538 gene encoding BTB/POZ domain-containing protein 3-like isoform X1, whose product MVDAKGRNMKCLTFFLMLPESVKIRSNKGAKKGSPGNSSLPPVCYEVITLKAKKKKMAAEIFPSKKSATTTTVQQYQQQNLNNNNTIQSCNWQGLYPTIRERNSVMFNNELMADVHFIVGPPGGTQRLPGHRYVLAVGSSVFHAMFYGELAEDQDEIRIPDVEPPSFLAMLKYIYCDEIDLCADTVLATLYAAKKYIVPHLARACVNFLETSLSAKNACVLLSQSCLFEEPDLTQRCWEVIDAQAELALKSEGFCDIDAQTLDSILRRETLNAKEMVVFEAALAWAEAECRRREMAPTVENKRKALGEALYLIRVPAMALDDFANGAAQSGVLTLGETNDIFLWYTAARKPGLLFVCQPRKGLTPQRCHRFQSCAYRSNQWRYRGRCDSIQFAVDKRVFIAGFGLYGSSCGSAEYSARIELKRQGALLGQNLTKYFSDGSSSTFPVWFEHPVQIEPDTFYTASVVLDGNELSYFGQEGMTEVQCGKVTFQFQCSSDSTNGTGVQGGQIPELIFYA is encoded by the exons ATGGTTGACGCCAAGGGAAGGAACATGAAATGTCTGACTTTCTTCTTGATGCTTCCAGAGTCTGTGAAGATCAGGTCAAATAAAGGTGCCAAAAAAGGGAGTCCGGGCAACTCCAGCTTGCCTCCAGTCTGCTATGAGGTCATCACCCTGAAGgctaagaaaaagaaaatggccGCGGAAATTTTTCCCAGCAAGAAGTCGGCGACAACCACCACAGTCCAGCAGTACCAGCAGCAAAacctgaacaacaacaacaccatCCAGAGCTGTAACTGGCAGGGACTCTACCCCACCATCCGAGAAAG GAACTCTGTGATGTTTAACAATGAGCTGATGGCAGATGTGCACTTTATTGTGGGCCCACCTGGAGGCACGCAGCGACTGCCGGGACACAGG TACGTTCTGGCTGTGGGAAGCTCGGTGTTCCATGCCATGTTTTATGGAGAACTTGCTGAAGACCAGGATGAGATCAGAATCCCAGATGTTGAGCCACCTTCCTTCTTGGCTATGCTGAA ATATATTTACTGTGATGAGATAGACCTGTGTGCAGACACTGTGCTGGCCACCTTGTATGCTGCCAAGAAGTACATTGTGCCCCACCTGGCGCGGGCATGCGTCAACTTTCTGGAGACGAGCCTGAGCGCCAAGAACGCCTGTGTGCTCCTGTCACAGAGCTGCCTCTTTGAGGAGCCCGATCTGACACAGCGCTGCTGGGAGGTCATTGACGCTCAGGCTGAGCTGGCGCTCAAATCCGAGGGCTTTTGCGACATCGATGCACAAACGCTGGACAGCATCCTGCGACGGGAGACACTAAACGCCAAGGAGATGGTGGTGTTTGAGGCTGCGCTGGCGTGGGCTGAGGCCGAGTGCCGTCGCAGGGAAATGGCACCCACTGTCGAGAACAAGCGCAAAGCCCTGGGCGAGGCCCTCTACCTGATACGTGTTCCTGCGATGGCTCTGGATGACTTTGCCAACGGTGCTGCACAGTCTGGTGTGTTGACGCTTGGTGAGACCAATGACATCTTTCTCTGGTACACAGCGGCCCGGAAACCCGGCCTTCTTTTCGTCTGCCAGCCCAGGAAGGGTCTGACACCGCAGCGCTGCCATCGCTTCCAGTCCTGCGCCTACCGCAGCAACCAGTGGCGCTACCGTGGCCGCTGCGACAGCATCCAGTTCGCCGTCGACAAGCGTGTCTTCATTGCTGGCTTCGGCCTTTACGGCTCCAGCTGTGGCTCGGCCGAGTACAGTGCCAGGATTGAGCTGAAACGACAGGGGGCGCTGCTGGGACAGAACCTCACCAAGTACTTCTCGGACGGGTCCAGCAGCACCTTCCCTGTGTGGTTCGAGCACCCGGTGCAAATTGAGCCAGACACATTCTACACGGCCAGCGTGGTGCTGGATGGGAACGAGCTGAGCTACTTCGGCCAAGAGGGCATGACGGAAGTCCAGTGCGGCAAAGTGACTTTCCAGTTCCAGTGCTCCTCGGACAGCACCAACGGGACCGGCGTCCAGGGGGGACAGATCCCAGAGCTCATCTTTTACGCCTGA
- the LOC108933538 gene encoding BTB/POZ domain-containing protein 3-like isoform X2, with product MAAEIFPSKKSATTTTVQQYQQQNLNNNNTIQSCNWQGLYPTIRERNSVMFNNELMADVHFIVGPPGGTQRLPGHRYVLAVGSSVFHAMFYGELAEDQDEIRIPDVEPPSFLAMLKYIYCDEIDLCADTVLATLYAAKKYIVPHLARACVNFLETSLSAKNACVLLSQSCLFEEPDLTQRCWEVIDAQAELALKSEGFCDIDAQTLDSILRRETLNAKEMVVFEAALAWAEAECRRREMAPTVENKRKALGEALYLIRVPAMALDDFANGAAQSGVLTLGETNDIFLWYTAARKPGLLFVCQPRKGLTPQRCHRFQSCAYRSNQWRYRGRCDSIQFAVDKRVFIAGFGLYGSSCGSAEYSARIELKRQGALLGQNLTKYFSDGSSSTFPVWFEHPVQIEPDTFYTASVVLDGNELSYFGQEGMTEVQCGKVTFQFQCSSDSTNGTGVQGGQIPELIFYA from the exons atggccGCGGAAATTTTTCCCAGCAAGAAGTCGGCGACAACCACCACAGTCCAGCAGTACCAGCAGCAAAacctgaacaacaacaacaccatCCAGAGCTGTAACTGGCAGGGACTCTACCCCACCATCCGAGAAAG GAACTCTGTGATGTTTAACAATGAGCTGATGGCAGATGTGCACTTTATTGTGGGCCCACCTGGAGGCACGCAGCGACTGCCGGGACACAGG TACGTTCTGGCTGTGGGAAGCTCGGTGTTCCATGCCATGTTTTATGGAGAACTTGCTGAAGACCAGGATGAGATCAGAATCCCAGATGTTGAGCCACCTTCCTTCTTGGCTATGCTGAA ATATATTTACTGTGATGAGATAGACCTGTGTGCAGACACTGTGCTGGCCACCTTGTATGCTGCCAAGAAGTACATTGTGCCCCACCTGGCGCGGGCATGCGTCAACTTTCTGGAGACGAGCCTGAGCGCCAAGAACGCCTGTGTGCTCCTGTCACAGAGCTGCCTCTTTGAGGAGCCCGATCTGACACAGCGCTGCTGGGAGGTCATTGACGCTCAGGCTGAGCTGGCGCTCAAATCCGAGGGCTTTTGCGACATCGATGCACAAACGCTGGACAGCATCCTGCGACGGGAGACACTAAACGCCAAGGAGATGGTGGTGTTTGAGGCTGCGCTGGCGTGGGCTGAGGCCGAGTGCCGTCGCAGGGAAATGGCACCCACTGTCGAGAACAAGCGCAAAGCCCTGGGCGAGGCCCTCTACCTGATACGTGTTCCTGCGATGGCTCTGGATGACTTTGCCAACGGTGCTGCACAGTCTGGTGTGTTGACGCTTGGTGAGACCAATGACATCTTTCTCTGGTACACAGCGGCCCGGAAACCCGGCCTTCTTTTCGTCTGCCAGCCCAGGAAGGGTCTGACACCGCAGCGCTGCCATCGCTTCCAGTCCTGCGCCTACCGCAGCAACCAGTGGCGCTACCGTGGCCGCTGCGACAGCATCCAGTTCGCCGTCGACAAGCGTGTCTTCATTGCTGGCTTCGGCCTTTACGGCTCCAGCTGTGGCTCGGCCGAGTACAGTGCCAGGATTGAGCTGAAACGACAGGGGGCGCTGCTGGGACAGAACCTCACCAAGTACTTCTCGGACGGGTCCAGCAGCACCTTCCCTGTGTGGTTCGAGCACCCGGTGCAAATTGAGCCAGACACATTCTACACGGCCAGCGTGGTGCTGGATGGGAACGAGCTGAGCTACTTCGGCCAAGAGGGCATGACGGAAGTCCAGTGCGGCAAAGTGACTTTCCAGTTCCAGTGCTCCTCGGACAGCACCAACGGGACCGGCGTCCAGGGGGGACAGATCCCAGAGCTCATCTTTTACGCCTGA